A genomic window from Promicromonospora sukumoe includes:
- a CDS encoding AAA family ATPase → MVGASGSGKSTFARRLAARLGVGHVELDAHYWGPGWTPRPPEDFRHDAERAVAEDAWVVDGNYSALQPMIWARADTVVWLDPPTPLVLARVYRRTVRTAMDRTELWPGTGNRQPWTDVLAPWSRDSIIRWSVRQRRQHPRRYGDAMTTPANAHLTFHRLRTRRAVEGFLAGGGPSSRP, encoded by the coding sequence GTGGTCGGAGCGTCAGGGTCGGGTAAGTCCACGTTTGCCCGGCGGCTGGCCGCACGCCTCGGCGTCGGGCACGTGGAGCTGGACGCGCACTACTGGGGCCCGGGATGGACGCCGCGCCCGCCGGAAGACTTCCGGCACGACGCCGAGCGCGCCGTCGCCGAGGACGCCTGGGTGGTCGACGGCAACTACTCCGCCCTGCAGCCCATGATCTGGGCGCGCGCGGACACCGTCGTCTGGCTCGACCCGCCGACGCCGCTCGTGCTCGCGCGGGTGTACCGGCGCACGGTGCGGACTGCGATGGACCGGACCGAGCTCTGGCCGGGGACGGGCAACCGGCAGCCCTGGACCGACGTGCTGGCGCCGTGGTCGCGGGACTCGATCATCCGGTGGTCGGTGCGGCAGCGCAGGCAGCACCCGCGGCGCTACGGGGACGCGATGACCACTCCCGCGAACGCGCACCTGACGTTCCACCGGCTGCGGACGCGGCGGGCTGTGGAGGGGTTTCTGGCCGGCGGGGGCCCGTCGAGCCGCCCGTAG
- a CDS encoding S66 peptidase family protein: protein MSRVAQPRPAVSLLRRLEPGDVVALVSPASWSDESWVDESIATVESWGFKARLGKHADDRFGYMAGGDAERAADLNDAIRDPEVRAILTLRGGCGSLRLLADVDTDALRADPKPIIGFSDITALHQVWHRAGVPSVHGAVAGTRAATVLDLLRGEPGEPVRSDTDQYGAYLTTTGTASGPLFGGNLEMLARSVGIVDNDLDGHVLLLEINRTVGLGMVDRALTQLILSGALAGITGVAVGTLEGFDGYEDRGWNVLDVLRDRLGLLGVPILAGLPLGHMESPVSVPLGVESVLDADAGTLTVAALSA from the coding sequence ATGTCGCGCGTCGCACAGCCCCGACCTGCAGTCTCACTCCTCCGGAGGCTGGAGCCCGGCGACGTCGTCGCGCTCGTCTCGCCCGCGAGCTGGAGCGACGAGTCCTGGGTGGACGAGAGCATTGCGACGGTCGAGTCCTGGGGGTTCAAGGCGCGGCTGGGCAAGCACGCCGACGACCGGTTCGGCTACATGGCCGGCGGCGACGCCGAGCGCGCAGCGGACCTCAACGACGCGATCCGGGACCCTGAGGTGCGCGCCATCCTGACCCTGCGCGGGGGCTGCGGGAGCCTGCGCCTGCTGGCCGACGTCGACACTGACGCGCTCCGGGCGGACCCCAAACCGATCATCGGGTTCAGCGACATCACCGCCCTGCACCAGGTCTGGCACCGGGCGGGCGTCCCGTCGGTCCACGGCGCGGTGGCCGGGACGCGGGCCGCGACCGTGCTGGACCTCCTGCGAGGCGAGCCCGGCGAGCCCGTCCGGAGCGACACCGACCAGTACGGCGCCTACCTCACGACGACGGGCACGGCTTCGGGGCCGCTGTTCGGCGGAAACTTGGAGATGCTGGCCCGCAGCGTCGGTATCGTCGACAACGACCTCGACGGCCACGTCCTGCTGCTGGAGATCAACCGGACCGTCGGGCTCGGGATGGTCGACCGCGCCCTGACGCAGCTAATCCTGTCCGGCGCCCTGGCGGGCATCACGGGTGTCGCCGTCGGGACGCTCGAAGGTTTCGACGGCTATGAGGACCGCGGCTGGAACGTGCTCGACGTGCTCCGCGACCGGCTGGGCTTGCTCGGCGTGCCGATCCTCGCCGGGCTGCCCCTCGGCCACATGGAAAGCCCGGTCTCCGTTCCGCTCGGGGTCGAGTCCGTGCTCGACGCCGACGCCGGCACCCTGACGGTCGCCGCACTGAGCGCCTGA
- a CDS encoding DUF4956 domain-containing protein yields MNQLMLYAVDLVAVTILTFALYFPRHRRRDLVVAYLGVNVGVLAVSATLSASSVAAGLGLGLFGVLSIIRLRSTELSQHEVAYYFASLALGLLGGLGTSAGWLGLAGSGLILLVMALADHPRLFARHHSELVILDRAIPDQTELIAHLEALLGARVHALSVQRLDLVNDSTWVDVRYSEARRLPIVTDDGTGAPTTLHQGTNNSGRPELASAR; encoded by the coding sequence ATGAACCAGCTCATGCTCTACGCGGTCGACCTCGTCGCCGTCACCATCCTGACGTTCGCGCTCTACTTCCCGCGACACCGCCGACGCGACCTCGTCGTCGCCTACCTCGGCGTGAACGTGGGGGTGCTCGCGGTGTCCGCGACGCTGTCCGCGAGCTCCGTCGCCGCGGGCCTCGGCCTCGGCCTGTTCGGCGTGCTGTCGATCATCAGGCTGCGCTCCACAGAGCTGTCGCAGCACGAGGTCGCCTACTACTTCGCGTCGCTCGCGCTCGGCCTGCTGGGCGGGCTGGGGACGAGCGCCGGCTGGCTCGGCCTCGCCGGCAGCGGCCTGATCCTCCTGGTCATGGCCCTCGCGGACCACCCGCGCCTGTTCGCCCGACACCACAGCGAGCTCGTCATCCTCGACCGCGCGATCCCCGACCAGACGGAGCTGATAGCCCACCTGGAAGCACTGCTCGGCGCCCGCGTGCACGCCCTGTCGGTGCAGCGCCTCGACCTCGTGAACGACTCCACCTGGGTGGACGTCCGCTACTCCGAAGCGCGCCGCCTGCCGATCGTGACCGACGACGGCACCGGCGCCCCCACCACGCTGCACCAGGGGACGAACAACAGCGGCCGCCCCGAGCTGGCGTCGGCCCGATGA
- a CDS encoding polyphosphate polymerase domain-containing protein encodes MIADLAPVTLDELNDTAALQTRRDRKYVLTPDELDDLLTALPPARVLEIDGSRSFAYDSTYFDTPELDAYRLAATRRRRRFKVRTRTYVDTGSCFVEVKTRAGRGTTVKERQPHDDAGHLGLARTFVSDRLADAGAPSAPVLTPTLRSRYQRTTLLLDDARVTLDTGLVWDLLGPVDPGAHAAPVVRRSAAIGDLVVVETKTAAGSGPSSVDRLLWRAGHRPDRISKYATGLAVLEPELPDMPWRRLVRRRLTAGLPAPALPTSTDTTRLTCERTHS; translated from the coding sequence ATGATCGCCGACCTCGCTCCCGTGACGCTCGACGAGCTGAACGACACCGCGGCTCTCCAGACGCGCCGCGACCGCAAGTACGTGCTGACCCCGGACGAGCTCGACGACCTGCTCACGGCCCTGCCCCCGGCGCGGGTGCTGGAGATCGACGGCTCCCGCTCGTTCGCCTACGACTCCACCTACTTCGACACCCCGGAGCTGGACGCGTACCGCCTCGCGGCGACGCGCCGTCGTCGGCGGTTCAAGGTCCGCACGCGGACCTACGTGGACACCGGGTCGTGCTTCGTCGAGGTGAAGACCCGCGCGGGCCGCGGCACCACGGTCAAGGAACGGCAGCCGCACGACGACGCCGGGCACCTCGGCCTGGCCCGCACCTTCGTCTCGGACCGGCTGGCCGACGCCGGGGCGCCGTCGGCGCCCGTGCTCACCCCGACCCTGCGCTCCCGCTACCAGCGCACGACCCTGCTGCTCGACGACGCCCGCGTCACCCTCGACACCGGCCTCGTCTGGGACCTGCTCGGGCCCGTCGACCCCGGGGCGCACGCCGCGCCGGTCGTCCGGCGCAGCGCCGCGATCGGCGACCTCGTGGTCGTCGAGACCAAGACGGCCGCGGGTTCGGGACCGTCGTCGGTGGACCGCCTGCTCTGGCGGGCCGGCCACCGTCCCGACCGCATCTCCAAGTACGCCACCGGGCTGGCCGTGCTGGAGCCCGAGCTGCCCGACATGCCCTGGCGGCGGCTCGTCCGCCGTCGGCTCACCGCGGGCCTGCCCGCGCCCGCCCTACCCACAAGCACCGACACAACCCGCCTGACCTGCGAGAGGACTCACTCATGA